A stretch of the Carassius carassius chromosome 6, fCarCar2.1, whole genome shotgun sequence genome encodes the following:
- the LOC132141781 gene encoding uncharacterized protein LOC132141781 — protein sequence MSFTATPGHHGPWVHPQRRTRAGSRATTSPPPAFDISIRNRFAPLRETGRDTVIIGDSIVRHVSATLAEGKVHTHCLPGARVLDVSAQIPAILKVDESPRAVVLHAGVNDTTLRQTETLKRDFSSLIETVRSTTPAATIVVSGPLPTYRRGHERFSRLFALNEWLLSWCKEQKLLFVNNWNLFWERPRLFRADGLHPSRIGAELLSDNISRTLRSM from the coding sequence atgtccttcactgcgacgccgggacaccacggaccctgggtgcatccacagcggaggacgcgagccgggtcccgggcgacgacttctccccctcctgccttcgacatctccatccggaaccgcttcgctcccctccgcgagacaggacgcgacactgtgatcatcggagactccatcgtccgacatgtaagtgctacgttagccgaaggtaaagtgcacactcattgtttgcctggtgctcgtgttctcgatgtttctgcgcagatacccgcgatcctgaaggtcgacgagagccccagagcggtcgtgcttcacgccggggttaacgacaccacgctgcggcagacggagacgctgaagagggacttcagcagcctgatcgagacggttcgcagcacgacgcccgcggcgacgatcgtcgtgtcaggaccactgcccacgtatcgacgaggacacgaaaggttcagtagactttttgctttaaatgaatggttgttgtcatggtgtaaagaacagaaactgctatttgttaataactggaatcttttctgggagcgtcctaggctgtttcgcgctgatggattacaccccagcagaatcggagcggagctgctctctgacaacatctccaggacacttcgctccatgtga